In the Salarias fasciatus chromosome 13, fSalaFa1.1, whole genome shotgun sequence genome, one interval contains:
- the napba gene encoding N-ethylmaleimide-sensitive factor attachment protein, beta a isoform X2 has product MLSARPLGSTCSFRTNWTRPPASSTPATPTRRPTPKGRFTIAAKHHITIAEIYESELVDIEKAIAHYEQAADYYKGEESNSSANKCLLKVGHYSAQLEQYQKAIEIYEQVAMSTMDNPLLKYNAKEYFFKASLCHFIVDELNAKLAIEKYEEMFPAFSDSRELKLLKKLLEAHEEQNSEAFTEAVKEFDSVSRLDQWLTTMLLRIKKTIQGDAGDLK; this is encoded by the exons ATGCTTTCTGCCAGGCCGCTCGGCTCCACATGCAGCTTCAGAACAAACTGGACTCGGCCACCAGCTTCGTCGACGCCGGCAACGCCTACAAGAAGGCCGACCCCCAAG GGCCGCTTCACCATTGCAGCCAAGCATCACATCACCATCGCAGAGATCTACGAGTCGGAGCTGGTCGACATCGAGAAG gcCATCGCTCACTATGAGCAGGCAGCAGACTACTACAAGGGGGAGGAGTCGAACAG TTCAGCCAACAAATGCCTGCTGAAGGTCGGTCACTACAGCGCCCAGCTGGAGCAGTACCAGAAGGCCATCGAGATCTACGAGCAG gttgCAATGAGCACCATGGACAATCCTCTGCTGAAGTACAACGCTAAAGAATATTTCTTCAAGGCTTCACTGTGTCACTTCATAGTGGATGAGCTGAATGCCAAG CTGGCCATTGAGAAGTACGAGGAGATGTTTCCAGCTTTCTCAGACTCCAGAGAGCTCAAACTGCTGAAG AAACTGCTGGAGGCCCACGAGGAGCAGAACAGCGAGGCGTTCACGGAGGCCGTGAAGGAGTTCGACTCCGTGTCGCGCCTGGACCAGTGGCTGACCACCATGCTGCTGCGCATCAAGAAGACCATCCAGGGGGACGCCGGGGACCTCAAATAG
- the napba gene encoding N-ethylmaleimide-sensitive factor attachment protein, beta a isoform X1, protein MDNSGKEKEAMQLMAEADKKVKASGSFLGGMFGGNHKVEDACEMYARAANMFKMAKNWSAAGNAFCQAARLHMQLQNKLDSATSFVDAGNAYKKADPQEAINCLNQAIDIYTDMGRFTIAAKHHITIAEIYESELVDIEKAIAHYEQAADYYKGEESNSSANKCLLKVGHYSAQLEQYQKAIEIYEQVAMSTMDNPLLKYNAKEYFFKASLCHFIVDELNAKLAIEKYEEMFPAFSDSRELKLLKKLLEAHEEQNSEAFTEAVKEFDSVSRLDQWLTTMLLRIKKTIQGDAGDLK, encoded by the exons ATGGATAACTCCGGCAAAGAGAAGGAGGCCATGCAGCTGATGGCTGAAGCCGACAAGAAGGTCAAAGCGTCCGGATCCTTCCTCGGAGGGATGTTCGG CGGGAACCACAAGGTGGAGGACGCCTGCGAGATGTACGCCCGAGCAGCCAACATGTTCAAGATGGCGAAGAACTGGAGCG ctgcCGGTAATGCTTTCTGCCAGGCCGCTCGGCTCCACATGCAGCTTCAGAACAAACTGGACTCGGCCACCAGCTTCGTCGACGCCGGCAACGCCTACAAGAAGGCCGACCCCCAAG AGGCCATCAACTGTTTAAACCAGGCCATCGACATCTACACCGACATG GGCCGCTTCACCATTGCAGCCAAGCATCACATCACCATCGCAGAGATCTACGAGTCGGAGCTGGTCGACATCGAGAAG gcCATCGCTCACTATGAGCAGGCAGCAGACTACTACAAGGGGGAGGAGTCGAACAG TTCAGCCAACAAATGCCTGCTGAAGGTCGGTCACTACAGCGCCCAGCTGGAGCAGTACCAGAAGGCCATCGAGATCTACGAGCAG gttgCAATGAGCACCATGGACAATCCTCTGCTGAAGTACAACGCTAAAGAATATTTCTTCAAGGCTTCACTGTGTCACTTCATAGTGGATGAGCTGAATGCCAAG CTGGCCATTGAGAAGTACGAGGAGATGTTTCCAGCTTTCTCAGACTCCAGAGAGCTCAAACTGCTGAAG AAACTGCTGGAGGCCCACGAGGAGCAGAACAGCGAGGCGTTCACGGAGGCCGTGAAGGAGTTCGACTCCGTGTCGCGCCTGGACCAGTGGCTGACCACCATGCTGCTGCGCATCAAGAAGACCATCCAGGGGGACGCCGGGGACCTCAAATAG